In Lepidochelys kempii isolate rLepKem1 chromosome 8, rLepKem1.hap2, whole genome shotgun sequence, a single genomic region encodes these proteins:
- the LOC140916638 gene encoding CARD- and ANK-domain containing inflammasome adapter protein-like: MYLNSLFTNPYAIEVLKTKKEELVEGINNPDHILNWMIDNGIFTPEKKIVMSYYRTRIAKNSRVLDILVSQGERACRLFFYPCLKQVEPNLYNRVKKYVSDVNESIGDARRQLVGYLLEKDKEWLETTSEQHQEKKDIPRQILSKQERATKEKVKQTQNVPAAKPKKDDSNAVSIFDAAAKGDLSDLAKVLKENDINAVNASNKTLLHIAAANGHVAIIEYLINKGAKLDVKDKKGRTPLHRAVEKCQDDAVKVLLQADAYIYSLDKEAKTPLHLAAQNHHTHILKRILKEEARCYKNRQNFLHKAALKDESNLAQMLLKNGAPANAKDEKGQSALGYAISQGSEKTVKVLLEAGASIDSNIIDVAFNNHKQSIVRILLEYSKGLSPEMMVSALFKAVQKNLHGIVAALVDRGTDINAHNEMQSTPLLMACEMGKTETAEVLIAKGASLEEKMPNSNTVLHVAVQAGAVSITNLLLRKGMDANITSQGEQTPLHVAAFHNKGSIVDILINAGAKINAVTKELVTPLHVASQRGNVDFAQQLLHHKANVNVKDKQSKTPLHLAAEKGDYAMVELLFSFNADPNAMDKEKKTPLHTAAMGGHLNTVKVLLAQKAKVGIKDMDGCTPMHYATIKGNAEIVQILLTAAKNKNIDDKNIWRKTPLHLAAEHGHSDLIHLLLSNGSTINALDNNKDTPLHCACKAGHFNAVNSLVSWSQGEKANLQATNNLKKTPLQVAEFSTSDNQAQIVTLLKKKKLVR, encoded by the coding sequence ATGTATTTAAACAGCTTGTTTACAAATCCATATGCCATAGAAGTGCTAAAGACAAAAAAGGAAGAACTGGTAGAAGGCATAAACAACCCAGACCATATTCTTAACTGGATGATAGACAATGGTATTTTTACACCAGAGAAAAAAATAGTTATGTCCTACTACAGAACACGAATAGCAAAGAACTCCCGGGTTTTGGATATCCTGGTTTCTCAAGGTGAGCGAGCTTGCAGGCTGTTTTTTTATCCATGTCTAAAACAAGTGGAGCCAAATCTATATAACAGAGTAAAAAAGTATGTCAGTGATGTGAATGAAAGTATTGGAGATGCTAGAAGACAACTGGTAGGGTATCTACTTGAAAAGGACAAGGAATGGCTTGAAACGACCAGTGAACAACATCAAGAGAAGAAAGATATTCCTAGACAGATTTTATCAAAGCAAGAAAGAGCAACTAAAGAGAAAgttaaacaaacacaaaatgtaCCTGCAGCAAAGCCTAAGAAAGATGATTCTAATGCTGTTAGTATCTTTGATGCAGCTGCTAAAGGTGATCTTTCTGATCTAGCAAAAGTATTGAAGGAGAATGATATTAATGCAGTAAACGCCTCAAATAAAACACTTCTGCATATTGCAGCTGCTAATGGACATGTTGCAATAATTGAATATTTAATTAACAAAGGTGCTAAACTAGATGTAAAGGATAAAAAAGGAAGAACACCACTGCACAGGGCCGTTGAAAAATGCCAGGATGATGCAGTGAAAGTGCTTCTCCAAGCTGATGCCTACATATACAGTTTGGATAAAGAAGCGAAGACCCCACTTCATTTGGCTGCTCAGAACCACCACACTCACATACTGAAGAGGATCCTGAAAGAAGAAGCAAGATGCTACAAGAACCGGCAAAACTTCTTACACAAGGCAGCTCTCAAAGATGAGAGCAACCTGGCACAAATGCTTTTAAAGAATGGTGCCCCAGCTAATGCAAAGGACGAGAAGGGACAGTCTGCTTTGGGTTATGCCATTTCCCAGGGATCTGAGAAAACTGTAAAGGTGTTGCTTGAAGCTGGAGCCAGCATTGACTCTAACATCATTGATGTAGCCTTCAATAATCACAAACAATCCATAGTCAGAATACTGCTGGAATATTCTAAAGGATTGTCCCCTGAAATGATGGTGTCAGCTCTTTTTAAAGCTGTCCAGAAGAACCTGCATGGCATTGTAGCAGCTTTAGTTGACAGAGGAACAGATATCAATGCCCACAATGAAATGCAGTCCACACCTTTACTCATGGCATGTGAAATGGGTAAAACAGAGACTGCAGAAGTTCTCATTGCAAAGGGGGCTAGTTTGGAGGAGAAGATGCCCAACTCAAACACGGTTTTACACGTGGCAGTTCAAGCGGGGGCAGTCTCCATCACAAACTTGCTTCTCCGCAAAGGGATGGATGCTAACATCACAAGCCAGGGAGAGCAAACCCCACTTCATGTTGCTGCATTTCATAATAAGGGGTCAATAGTTGACATTTTAATCAATGCTGGGGCCAAAATTAATGCTGTCACTAAGGAATTAGTCACTCCGTTGCATGTCGCAAGCCAAAGAGGGAATGTTGATTTTGCTCAACAGCTGCTGCATCACAAAGCCAACGTTAATGTAAAGGATAAGCAGTCAAAGACACCCTTACATCTTGCTGCTGAAAAGGGAGATTATGCAATGGTGGAGCTGCTTTTTAGTTTTAATGCTGATCCCAATGCAATGGACAAGGAGAAAAAGACCCCACTTCACACTGCAGCTATGGGAGGTCATCTCAATACAGTTAAAGTTCTGTTAGCCCAGAAGGCCAAAGTTGGAATTAAAGACATGGATGGCTGCACACCAATGCACTATGCAACCATCAAAGGCAATGCAGAGATTGTACAGATCCTTTTGACAGCAGCgaagaataaaaatattgatgATAAAAATATCTGGAGAAAGACTCCACTGCATCTTGCAGCAGAACATGGACACAGTGACTTGATACATTTGTTGTTGAGCAATGGGTCAACCATTAATGCTTTAGACAACAACAAGGATACCCCATTGCATTGTGCTTGCAAGGCTGGTCATTTTAACGCCGTAAACTCACTTGTCAGCTGGTCTCAGGGAGAGAAAGCAAATTTACAAGCCACTAATAACCTCAAAAAGACTCCACTGCAAGTTGCAGAATTTAGTACAAGTGACAACCAAGCTCAGATTGTAActcttttgaaaaagaaaaagttagTAAGATGA